One genomic region from Bacteroidota bacterium encodes:
- a CDS encoding histidine kinase, with translation MERLLISNNKNESFEIISPQLIQPINLPASMRNIPKQQVVNFDIDGDSIEEFIIFTDGHNSVTVLDEHLKEIHKLGTIARTGMSRKIQTQVTKDKRRFLHINSGGVSYTYEFTINPLYFWQYPIYIAIFLIFYLFFYSLNQVQNRLAKEKYEKEKQVLKLQYSSLKNQIDPHFTINVLNSISGMYDQQQIKLAEKFMQRFSNLMQQSLMNSDKVTVSLKKELEFCRNFIEVQKVRYSNCFDYSIEVDETVKLSIEIPRMIIHTFVENAIKHGLLPKREDGYLTIKASKTGKNIFIEIVDNGIGRKQAKEQNTKGTGKGIGIADEILELYKKLSGKRIKYNMTDIEENEPDKSGTKVRIEIPV, from the coding sequence ATGGAACGATTATTAATTTCAAATAACAAAAACGAAAGCTTCGAAATTATTTCGCCACAACTTATTCAACCAATCAATCTACCTGCAAGCATGAGGAATATCCCAAAACAACAAGTTGTTAATTTCGATATTGATGGAGACTCAATAGAGGAGTTTATAATTTTTACTGATGGGCACAATAGTGTGACTGTTCTTGATGAGCATCTTAAAGAAATTCATAAATTAGGAACGATAGCAAGAACAGGAATGTCGAGAAAAATACAAACTCAAGTAACCAAGGATAAAAGAAGATTTTTACACATTAATTCTGGGGGTGTTTCATATACTTACGAATTCACAATTAATCCTTTGTATTTTTGGCAATATCCAATCTACATTGCCATTTTTCTAATCTTCTATTTGTTTTTTTATTCCTTAAATCAGGTTCAAAATAGACTTGCCAAAGAAAAATACGAAAAAGAAAAACAAGTTTTAAAACTCCAATACTCTTCCCTGAAAAACCAAATAGACCCTCATTTTACAATAAATGTTCTTAATTCAATTTCAGGAATGTATGACCAGCAACAAATTAAACTTGCTGAAAAATTTATGCAGCGTTTTTCGAATCTGATGCAACAATCATTGATGAATAGCGATAAAGTTACAGTGAGTTTAAAAAAAGAACTGGAGTTTTGCCGGAATTTTATTGAGGTACAAAAAGTTCGTTACAGCAATTGTTTCGATTATTCTATAGAGGTGGACGAAACAGTGAAACTATCAATAGAAATTCCAAGAATGATAATTCATACTTTTGTTGAGAATGCCATAAAACATGGTTTGCTTCCGAAACGAGAGGATGGATATTTGACAATAAAAGCATCGAAAACCGGCAAAAATATTTTCATAGAAATCGTAGATAATGGAATTGGCAGAAAGCAAGCAAAAGAACAAAACACTAAAGGAACCGGAAAAGGCATCGGAATAGCTGATGAAATTTTGGAGCTTTACAAAAAACTATCGGGCAAAAGAATAAAATATAATATGACTGATATTGAAGAAAATGAGCCGGACAAAAGTGGCACAAAAGTAAGAATTGAAATACCTGTGTAA
- a CDS encoding arsenate reductase ArsC, translated as MKKILIICTGNSCRSQMAEGWMKYFFKNEAEVYSGGVEKHGVNPTAVKVMAEVGVDISSNTSDLVYDFLGIDFDFVLTVCENAKENCPVFPNRAQKVHKSFEDPAKAKGTEEEILDKFRHIRDEIKKFCVDFSTNNLE; from the coding sequence ATGAAAAAAATTTTGATAATTTGTACAGGAAATTCATGTCGCTCGCAGATGGCAGAGGGTTGGATGAAATATTTTTTTAAGAATGAAGCTGAAGTTTATAGTGGAGGAGTGGAAAAACATGGTGTCAACCCAACTGCAGTAAAAGTAATGGCTGAAGTAGGTGTAGATATCAGTTCTAACACATCCGACCTTGTTTATGATTTTCTTGGAATTGATTTCGATTTTGTATTAACTGTATGCGAAAACGCAAAAGAAAATTGTCCGGTGTTTCCAAATAGAGCCCAAAAAGTTCATAAAAGTTTTGAAGATCCGGCTAAAGCAAAAGGTACTGAAGAAGAAATTTTAGATAAATTCAGGCATATAAGAGACGAGATTAAAAAGTTTTGTGTAGATTTTTCTACAAACAATTTGGAATAG
- a CDS encoding nucleotidyltransferase domain-containing protein, whose translation MDKKYAIKIVNDYISFLKNEQKLDLHQVFLFGSYAKNKQNPDSDIDVAIVFHKLSDRLDMQLKLMKWRRNFDLSIEPHPFDKFTFNIDNPFAYEIIANGLKLTK comes from the coding sequence ATGGATAAAAAATACGCTATTAAAATAGTGAATGATTATATTTCCTTTTTAAAGAACGAACAAAAACTTGATTTGCACCAGGTTTTTTTATTTGGTTCATATGCCAAAAACAAACAAAATCCTGATAGCGATATAGATGTAGCCATTGTTTTCCACAAGCTAAGCGATAGGTTAGATATGCAATTGAAACTGATGAAATGGCGGCGTAATTTTGATTTATCCATAGAACCGCATCCATTCGATAAATTCACATTCAATATTGACAACCCTTTTGCATATGAAATAATTGCAAATGGATTGAAACTTACTAAGTAA
- a CDS encoding type II toxin-antitoxin system Phd/YefM family antitoxin has product MLTTSISDFRKDIKKYLDNVTNNFETLIINRGKDSGVVVISLDEYNSLNATKHELSSRTNESRLDSAIEKLKSKSSFHKDLIDS; this is encoded by the coding sequence ATGTTAACAACATCAATTTCGGATTTCAGAAAGGATATTAAAAAATATCTTGATAATGTTACTAATAACTTTGAAACCTTGATTATTAATCGCGGCAAAGACTCAGGAGTGGTTGTAATTTCATTAGATGAATACAATTCATTAAATGCGACCAAACATGAATTGTCTTCAAGAACAAATGAAAGCAGGTTGGATTCAGCAATAGAAAAATTGAAAAGCAAGTCGTCATTTCATAAAGACCTCATTGATTCATGA
- a CDS encoding Txe/YoeB family addiction module toxin: MKYIFVDESWEDYLYWQKSNKKTLKRINDLLKNISREPFSGIGKPEPLKHKYNGFWSRRIDGEHRLIYRVKDNEIHIAKCRFHYD; encoded by the coding sequence ATGAAATATATATTTGTAGATGAATCGTGGGAGGACTATTTATATTGGCAAAAATCCAATAAAAAAACCTTAAAAAGAATTAATGATTTGCTAAAAAATATTTCTCGTGAACCATTCTCAGGAATTGGGAAACCGGAACCTTTGAAGCATAAATATAATGGATTCTGGTCGCGTAGAATTGATGGCGAACACAGACTTATTTATCGGGTTAAGGACAATGAAATACACATAGCAAAATGCAGGTTTCATTATGACTAA
- a CDS encoding serpin family protein: protein MMDLVFLYIKKKTIIVGLLVFAYISIVSCEKKIDTQDGSTDVEFNLKELALVESGNEFGLDLFKRTVQNEATDKNIFVSPTSISIALAMTYNGADEETKLAFENVLKLNGLTVDEINLSYQSLINILTTIDNDVLLKIANSIWYRDTYFVEPNFLDVNSTYYNAEVSALNFENPQSVDIINDWVSQNTNDLIPEIVDEISPNTIMFLINAIYFKGTWTYEFDIDNTFESPFYLQNGNSVSVPTMNQTGEFNYFANEQIEILELPYGNANYSMLIILPKPEIHIDSIVSLMDENVWEEWINNLLPTEDVHVYLPRFKFEYEKTLNEILIDMGLGIAFSGAANFSKINPNNELFISKVKHKSFIEVNEEGTEAAAVTSVEINLTSVNGVYFNANRPFIFAIKEANSKAIVFIGKFAKP from the coding sequence ATGATGGATTTAGTATTTCTGTATATTAAGAAAAAGACCATAATAGTTGGCTTATTGGTATTTGCATATATTTCTATTGTTTCTTGCGAAAAAAAAATAGATACACAAGATGGTTCTACCGATGTTGAATTTAATCTTAAAGAATTAGCTTTGGTAGAATCTGGAAACGAATTTGGACTTGATCTATTCAAAAGAACAGTGCAAAATGAAGCTACCGATAAAAATATTTTTGTCTCTCCCACAAGCATTTCAATAGCCTTGGCAATGACCTACAATGGAGCCGATGAAGAAACCAAACTTGCATTCGAAAATGTTTTAAAACTTAATGGACTTACAGTTGATGAAATAAATCTTTCATATCAAAGCCTCATAAATATTCTTACAACAATCGATAATGATGTTTTGCTAAAAATTGCAAACTCAATTTGGTATAGAGATACGTATTTTGTCGAACCCAATTTTCTTGATGTAAATTCTACTTACTATAATGCAGAAGTTTCAGCTCTCAATTTCGAAAACCCACAGTCAGTAGATATTATAAACGATTGGGTTTCGCAAAATACCAACGATTTGATACCTGAAATTGTAGATGAAATTAGTCCAAATACTATTATGTTTCTAATAAATGCAATTTATTTTAAAGGAACATGGACCTATGAATTTGATATTGATAATACCTTTGAAAGCCCGTTTTATTTGCAAAATGGAAATTCAGTTTCAGTTCCGACCATGAATCAGACCGGTGAATTTAATTATTTTGCAAACGAACAAATCGAAATTTTGGAATTGCCATACGGAAATGCCAACTATTCAATGTTAATTATACTTCCAAAACCTGAAATTCATATAGACAGCATTGTTTCTCTGATGGACGAAAATGTTTGGGAAGAATGGATAAACAACTTGCTACCAACAGAAGATGTTCATGTGTATTTACCGAGATTTAAGTTTGAATACGAAAAAACTCTAAACGAAATATTAATAGATATGGGTTTGGGCATTGCATTTTCAGGAGCTGCCAATTTTTCAAAAATCAACCCAAACAACGAACTGTTCATCTCAAAAGTTAAGCATAAATCATTTATTGAAGTAAACGAAGAAGGAACAGAAGCAGCGGCTGTTACATCTGTCGAAATTAATTTAACAAGTGTCAACGGTGTTTATTTTAATGCAAATCGTCCTTTTATTTTTGCAATTAAAGAAGCAAACTCAAAAGCAATTGTTTTTATTGGCAAATTCGCTAAACCATAA
- the trmD gene encoding tRNA (guanosine(37)-N1)-methyltransferase TrmD: MRIDIITALPELLDSPFSHSIVKRAIDKGIVEINIHNLRDFTKDKHRRIDDYAFSGGAGMVLNIEPIDIALQHLKEQTKYDEIIYTSPDGEKFNQGLANSLSLKKNLIILCGHYKGVDQRVRDNLITKEISIGDYVLTGGEMAAAVIVDSLVRLIPGVISDETSALFDSFQDDMLAPPVYTRPSEYKGWKVPDILLSGNDKEIEEWKFEQALERTKRLRPDLL; this comes from the coding sequence ATGCGTATAGATATTATTACAGCCTTACCAGAATTGCTGGACAGTCCGTTTTCGCATTCAATTGTAAAAAGAGCAATAGATAAAGGAATTGTTGAAATTAATATTCATAATCTGCGTGATTTCACCAAAGACAAACATAGGCGAATTGATGACTATGCTTTCAGTGGTGGGGCAGGAATGGTCTTAAATATTGAACCAATTGATATTGCATTACAACATTTAAAAGAGCAAACCAAATATGATGAAATAATTTACACATCGCCCGATGGAGAAAAATTTAATCAGGGATTGGCAAACTCGCTTTCACTGAAAAAAAATCTAATAATTTTGTGTGGACATTACAAAGGTGTTGATCAGAGGGTTAGAGACAATCTTATCACTAAAGAAATTAGCATTGGCGATTATGTTCTCACGGGTGGCGAAATGGCTGCGGCAGTAATTGTTGATAGTTTAGTAAGATTGATTCCGGGTGTAATTTCTGATGAGACATCAGCATTGTTCGATTCTTTTCAGGACGATATGTTAGCCCCGCCCGTTTATACCCGCCCCTCAGAATATAAAGGCTGGAAAGTTCCGGATATTTTGCTTTCGGGAAACGACAAAGAAATTGAGGAATGGAAATTTGAACAGGCACTTGAGCGGACTAAGAGGTTGCGGCCGGATTTACTTTAA
- a CDS encoding response regulator transcription factor — translation MTAILVDDEQFAIRRFKSLLKSFPEIELVADFIYPKIAIPEIIKLKPDIVFTDVEMPEMTGFDLVKSLREAGLKSKIVFVTAFNHYAIKAIKQEAFDYLVKPIDIVELKACISRLNGKSVDIQNIAKKYALDYKLSERETEIFEYMINGTTSKKIADELFISKHTVDTHRRKILSKIGVDSTQALMMKIFSL, via the coding sequence ATGACTGCAATACTGGTTGATGATGAACAATTTGCAATAAGAAGGTTTAAATCTCTCTTAAAATCATTTCCTGAAATTGAGCTTGTAGCAGATTTTATATATCCAAAAATAGCCATTCCTGAAATTATCAAACTCAAACCCGATATAGTTTTCACTGATGTTGAAATGCCGGAGATGACAGGTTTCGATTTGGTGAAATCTCTGCGAGAAGCGGGCTTAAAATCAAAAATTGTTTTTGTAACTGCTTTCAATCATTATGCGATAAAGGCAATTAAACAAGAAGCTTTCGACTATCTTGTAAAACCCATTGATATTGTTGAGTTGAAAGCATGTATCTCCCGATTGAATGGCAAATCAGTTGACATACAAAATATTGCTAAAAAATATGCTTTAGATTATAAGCTCTCGGAGCGAGAAACAGAAATATTTGAATACATGATAAATGGAACTACCAGCAAAAAAATTGCTGACGAATTGTTCATCAGTAAGCATACGGTAGATACACATCGGCGGAAAATACTTTCGAAAATTGGCGTTGATTCTACTCAAGCCTTGATGATGAAGATATTTTCTTTATGA
- a CDS encoding PKD domain-containing protein has product MKKFIIISVSFLFCANFLFAQNLSTGLIAYYSFNGNANDESGNNYHGVANGATLTTDQFGNQNSAYYFDGIDDCILLNPIGLQGCYSIRLLLKPEDVSSSTQELFISNGFSSNTQFVLRNDGSIGFDFWPLDYLHTTDNHIVNNYWYDIVLTRDSLNRKIFINGIEVASATTNLQNNDSDGWSIGGQQVYNQYYYKGIMDEIRVYNRQLSVNEINELYYEGNSSTITQESLGIVPFAYGSMVSVPNTVDGNIYLLGGRVGGSVYISSDTIWKYNLAQQNWSPESYYLPYGIDYSSASYLNDHIYMSPGFATGNSNGWGSHNKMIDVDLSNQMASETHAFTGFSSIWFSSNCEYNGKIYFIGGHNGSDQTEIFEYDPISDTLIHVSDLLNATTGATVFVGSDNWIYILGHHATNHINQRFNPLTYQTELLSTSMKSPCNFWHIENNNELYYFYRSASDTLVYKYNYILDVINTTEFSVHGQFENVFSISHPSDPRVIYSLKVNSASNQSDELVKLTLNISVPPVQIIPNFIATNTNAFVGDTIQLTDLSTGNPISWLWDFGDSTTSTLQNPLYIYSSAGQYDVSLIVSNGTTSDTLVKYGYIQVDSPVLTTPDWSYTITSTNHTILIHESTPITINGIQIEPGDYVGVFYDSLGTLNCGGYRIWESTSTTISAWGEDIGNDGFVAGKQFKWKIWDASENIVYDVYATYIPISINNQIFNQGNFAVNGISGLSSLSTRESQEIVLPYGWSIFSTYINPINSSFDTTFNEIVSNVEIVKNYLGQTYWPFYGVNLIGNISICEGYQIKMNLEDTLIITGLSVHPENTNCDIPAEWSIISYLRKSPSSVVDMMSTIVSDIVIVKDYLGEIYWPLYGVNSIGNMDPGEGYQIKMLNATTLTYPANTANVSKSNIQILKPNYFKGVKNTGSNMTLGIPKTAWEIEPQIGDEIGIFCENGKLVGSSVFIGENLAISIWANDDLTEEIDGMIESEKFIIRIWGGENEQILEIENWLEGDEFYGTNKISVAEKLSTFQLSTFQLHQNTPNPFSENTEISFYIYENAFVEIELFDILGEKIETIQAQNYPAGNHSIVYDKKNLQSGVYFYRLSVKDFSATKSLSIF; this is encoded by the coding sequence ATGAAAAAGTTTATTATTATTAGTGTTTCTTTTCTTTTTTGTGCAAATTTTCTATTTGCACAAAATTTATCGACAGGTTTGATTGCTTATTACTCATTCAATGGCAATGCAAACGATGAAAGTGGGAATAATTATCATGGTGTGGCCAATGGAGCAACCTTAACAACAGATCAATTTGGGAATCAAAATTCAGCTTATTATTTTGATGGTATCGATGATTGCATATTACTTAATCCCATAGGCTTGCAGGGCTGTTATTCAATAAGGCTATTACTGAAACCAGAAGATGTATCAAGTAGTACCCAAGAATTATTTATTTCAAATGGTTTTAGTAGCAATACTCAATTTGTACTTAGAAACGATGGTAGTATTGGTTTTGATTTTTGGCCCTTAGATTATCTGCATACTACTGATAACCATATAGTTAATAATTATTGGTATGATATTGTTCTAACAAGAGATTCATTAAATCGTAAAATATTTATTAATGGAATTGAAGTTGCATCAGCTACAACAAACCTACAAAATAATGATAGTGATGGCTGGTCTATTGGAGGGCAACAAGTTTATAATCAATATTATTATAAAGGCATTATGGATGAAATTCGGGTCTATAATCGCCAACTTTCTGTGAATGAAATTAATGAATTGTATTATGAAGGTAATTCGTCAACAATAACACAAGAATCATTAGGAATTGTTCCATTTGCTTATGGGAGTATGGTTTCAGTTCCTAATACTGTAGATGGTAATATTTATTTGTTAGGTGGTCGTGTAGGAGGTTCCGTTTACATATCGAGTGACACAATATGGAAATACAATCTTGCACAGCAAAACTGGAGTCCTGAAAGCTATTATCTTCCGTATGGGATTGACTATTCATCAGCAAGTTATTTGAATGATCATATTTATATGTCTCCAGGATTTGCTACTGGAAATTCAAATGGATGGGGTAGCCACAACAAAATGATTGATGTAGATTTGTCAAATCAAATGGCTTCAGAAACTCATGCTTTTACAGGTTTTTCAAGTATATGGTTTTCCAGTAATTGTGAATATAACGGAAAGATTTATTTCATAGGTGGTCATAATGGTTCAGACCAGACAGAAATATTTGAGTATGATCCAATATCAGATACATTAATTCATGTTTCTGATTTGCTTAATGCAACAACAGGAGCAACAGTATTTGTAGGTTCGGATAATTGGATTTATATTTTAGGACATCATGCTACAAACCATATTAATCAAAGATTTAATCCTTTGACTTATCAAACAGAATTGCTATCAACAAGTATGAAATCACCATGTAATTTTTGGCATATAGAGAATAATAATGAATTATACTATTTCTACCGAAGTGCAAGTGACACTTTAGTATATAAATATAATTACATTTTAGATGTGATTAATACGACAGAGTTTTCTGTACATGGTCAGTTTGAGAATGTTTTTAGTATTAGTCATCCTAGCGATCCAAGAGTAATTTATTCATTAAAAGTCAATTCAGCTTCTAATCAATCAGATGAATTAGTAAAACTAACTTTAAATATTTCTGTTCCACCAGTACAGATAATTCCAAATTTCATTGCTACTAACACAAATGCTTTTGTAGGTGATACAATTCAATTAACTGACCTTTCAACCGGAAATCCAATAAGTTGGTTATGGGATTTTGGAGACAGCACAACCTCTACATTGCAAAATCCATTGTATATTTATTCGAGTGCAGGACAATATGATGTTTCATTGATTGTTTCTAATGGAACAACAAGTGATACATTAGTTAAATATGGTTATATTCAAGTTGATAGTCCTGTACTAACAACACCAGATTGGTCATACACCATAACTTCCACAAACCACACAATCCTTATCCATGAATCCACTCCAATTACAATAAATGGAATTCAAATTGAACCTGGTGATTATGTAGGAGTATTTTACGATTCATTGGGAACTTTGAATTGCGGTGGTTATCGGATTTGGGAATCAACAAGTACAACTATTTCAGCATGGGGTGAGGATATTGGAAATGATGGCTTTGTTGCCGGAAAACAATTTAAGTGGAAAATTTGGGATGCTTCGGAGAATATTGTGTATGATGTATATGCAACCTATATACCAATTTCTATTAATAATCAAATATTTAATCAGGGGAATTTTGCAGTAAACGGAATAAGTGGTTTGTCTTCATTAAGCACAAGAGAATCTCAGGAAATTGTTTTACCTTATGGTTGGAGTATTTTCTCAACATATATTAATCCAATAAATTCATCTTTCGATACAACCTTTAATGAGATAGTTTCAAATGTTGAAATTGTTAAAAACTATCTCGGACAAACTTATTGGCCATTTTATGGAGTAAACTTAATTGGAAATATTTCTATTTGTGAGGGTTATCAAATTAAAATGAATCTTGAAGATACATTGATAATTACAGGTTTATCTGTTCACCCCGAAAATACAAATTGCGATATCCCTGCAGAATGGTCGATAATATCATATTTGCGTAAAAGCCCTTCATCTGTAGTTGATATGATGAGCACTATTGTTAGCGATATTGTAATTGTTAAAGATTATTTGGGTGAAATATACTGGCCATTATATGGTGTTAATTCCATTGGGAACATGGATCCAGGCGAGGGCTATCAAATAAAAATGCTCAATGCAACAACTCTAACATATCCTGCAAACACAGCAAATGTTTCAAAATCAAATATCCAAATTTTAAAACCTAATTATTTCAAAGGAGTGAAAAACACCGGCTCAAATATGACTCTCGGAATTCCAAAAACTGCTTGGGAAATAGAACCACAAATTGGAGATGAAATTGGAATTTTCTGCGAAAACGGAAAACTTGTTGGCTCATCAGTTTTTATCGGCGAAAACCTTGCAATTTCCATTTGGGCAAATGATGATTTGACGGAAGAAATTGATGGAATGATAGAAAGTGAGAAATTTATTATTAGAATTTGGGGTGGCGAAAATGAGCAAATTCTTGAAATCGAAAACTGGCTTGAAGGCGATGAATTTTATGGAACAAATAAAATCTCAGTTGCTGAAAAACTTTCAACTTTCCAACTTTCAACTTTCCAACTTCATCAGAATACTCCAAATCCATTCTCAGAAAATACAGAAATAAGCTTTTATATTTATGAAAATGCTTTTGTAGAAATTGAGTTGTTTGACATTCTTGGAGAAAAAATTGAAACTATTCAGGCACAAAATTATCCTGCCGGAAATCATTCAATTGTTTACGATAAGAAAAATTTGCAGTCAGGAGTTTATTTTTACCGACTTTCAGTTAAAGATTTTTCTGCAACTAAGTCTTTGAGTATATTTTAG